ATCATCTGAGTAGAACCCGGACCCTCTTCCCCCTGCGAGGAGTCCTCTAGTGACCAGCAGACCTGCAGCATTACCGTACCCAGTGTACTTAATGAACCTGGAAACTGGACAAAGAACACCTTACTGGTCATATTACACTCCAACGGGTCATTTAACCTGGATCAACACTAGAACCTTTGATTGTTGTATCACAACCATCACTTACAAAAACCATTTATGCGAGTGTGAAACAGAATTAGCTTGACTAAAAGAGCAAAACCATTAAAACGTGTAAGGAGCTGTATTAGCCCTAATTAGTGTAAATATAAGCTCCAGtgtctttaaaacaaaaagaaataccAGTTTGTTTAAATCTTCACTGTTTTCACATTAGCTTGTTGTGGAGGAAACAACAGGCACGAACAACGAGCCACGAACAGCTGCTTTAATGTCCGACCGTTTTCTTTGCAGAGAACAAACAGGAATTCAGCCGCTGCGTCTTTGACGTCAGTGTCAACATGCGTCATTAGACGGACGAGTTTGTTTCTCAGGGCGTCGCCGACCTCAGGCCGATTCTTCACATCACGGAGTGGAGGAAGCACCTGCaagcaagcacacacacgcacacacacacacacacacacacacacacacacacacactgttaaaaAACACAGGGATCACAGTGCGTTGCTGGGAGATTAAATTAATTGTGACTAATTCTAgtaatgacctttgacctgaggaATTTTCTGGTCTCTCTATGGATGCGAGAACTTTCGATCAGCAGATTGAGTGAAGGGAGGAGggtctccttcagcttctgccCCTGAGACACACACCCAAAGTAGTaacattaaaatattaatgtcaaaaGGGCGGAGGTAAAAACTACTTTACAATTATTCAAAATCTCTTGTTTATGAGACAACAacataaaaagaacaaatagaaacaaaacaagaagctcaacaacaaaaaaagcattGAAATACATCTGGTAGTATTTTAAAACGTTCCCATCCAACTTTGTTCATTTATTGTGGCTTTTTGATAAGTGCTGTTATCTTTGTTATCCACCTTATCAGACTTTGTTCGCCACTTTCTCCGAACCTCTCGTCCGTCTGAGCAGGTCTTGAACAAACTTGGCTCTTGGCCTCTGTGTTTCCGTGGATACGAACATTACTTCTGGTTGTGAATCAACCGTCCTTTTTTTCACAACGGTTTCTCCAAATATGAAAAAtgcatgatttatttttatttctatgtCCCAGATCTTGCTTATAACTTCAGGATCTGGGCAACTTTGCAACGTCTGTCCAGCCTGGTGTGTTGTTTtaccatctcctccatctcacGATTAGCTAGCGCTTCCTGCCGTGTTAATCTGTGTGACTCCAGTTTTCCTTCCCGTTCCAACTCAATATGACCTCAAGCTCTAGTTGTTTGAGCTTTTAGGAAGTTTAATCCCACGATTTCAGtgtaaatgtgatattttacacaaaatagTCTTTAAAATTTTTTTATGTAATTCTAACAAACTCCCGGACACGTTCACCAGTCATGCTGCCAAATCCTTCAGGCTGGACGGGAAGTGTCGGAGCCTCGTTCACTTTCTTCAACATAAATGCAGAGTTGCTGAAGAGGAACGCAGTCTTGTCTTACTCTGTCGAGTCTCTTCTCCATGAAGTTCAGCAGCATGTCGACCGCATCCATGTTCACGCCCAAGTACTCAGTGGAGCCTTGTTGCACTTTAGGTATCAAGAGCACATCCAGGCAGGGAAGAGGCAGGTTACCAAGCAGGTTGACCACGTGGCTGAAGGAAAGACGGGATTGGGATCAGACAGGCCATGCTGAGGAGAGCTCCTGGAGGAGTGTGTTCTACCTGTGGAACTCCTGGGTGCCCTCGTCACCATCCGTGTGGATCATGAGACAGTGTCTCAGAATGGCTGCCAGTCTTCTGaactctgctgcctcctccttcAGACAACAtggaaaaacacactttttggACTTTCAGGGGTCTGTTAGGAACAGAAACTGCTTCCACAGCAAAAACCAAAAGGCTGCTATTTCCATCACTTCAAATAAAACCACAGGAATCACGGAATGTCGGTATCGACGCGCTAAATCTGACGAAACTTTTCTGTACCTCATCAACGCTGCGTCGGCCTTTGTCAAACGTGATGTTGAAGAGGATTTTCAGAACTTCCATGGCTAATTCAGTCTGTTGCCGACTGAGTGGGGGCAGCTCTTCAAGTGGGACCCCCTCAAATCCAGACCTGGCTGCTTCCAAGGTATCAGGCCAGCACAGACCCAGAACTGCTTCCAGCTGGTTTCCTGGGACACGGACGGGACCAGAGGACGTTTGCTTCATTTGTCTGTGATCCAATTGTGTGCTTGGGGTAGACTTCCTGTTACAAACTGAGCAGATCATTTCTATCTGGTGGGACCGACTTGGCCTACATGGAACCTTGGTTACCGAGGAGACTGATGCCGTGAAGTTCCTGAGCCAGCTGTTTCCGGATCTCGACTCTCTGTGCCGTCAGAAGGAAGGTGAGTCGCAGGTCAAAAAAAAGGATCTGAACCCAGAAAAGAAGTCCGCAGGAAGTTAGTGCAGATcccaaagaaacaaaacactgaTGAAAACAAGACGTGATCAAAGATCCCCCATAAAGGCTGTTCGATATCTCATGTGATGTCCAGGATCCAGCAGTCAATCAGATCTTCTGACCTTATCATTAGAGGTCAGATCAAGTCTTTGATCAACTGGCTGCACACTTCaatctgtgtatgtgtgaatACAGGCAAATCACACGTGGCAtccgtggtcatgtgaccacatgGCTCATACCTCATGGTTCCTGGAACACTGGTGACTTTGTTTCAGCCGTGAGGTCACACCTTCAATCAGCTGCAGATCGGCTGCCTCCGCCTGTCATCACCACAGATGGAACAGTTCAGATCTGCAGCATTCACGGCATCGTTCTTTAGAGCGAGACACAGACGACCCACCAGTCCCGTTTCACTGTGTAGCAACACATTACAGATGGACTTCAGACCCTCCATGACCGCGTCCTGGTCAGGatgttcctccagctcctctgctccttcagcCGCTTCTCTTTCCTCTGGAAGGAAGGAGGATTTGGCTTTGTCAAGGAGTTTAATTTCAATTAAATTCAGGGACATTAATGTccaatttatatatatacacgcCAACATATACACGCATGCACGTAGACACATGTGTCGTGAATATATGACTTTGTTGTTTCAGATGTGGTTTTAAATTGTGCGTAGATTAAAGAGAGAATGTgttatttcactttattttctaCACTTTAGTATAAAAACAGGACACACTATCGATGTAGACCAAACCCAACAACGCTGACTGTTGCACGGCGACGCCATGGCAACTCTTACCGCGGGTCCCCGTCGGCGTTTGGCAGGTGGTGGCAGGTGTCAGAATACCTGCGTAACGAGCCAGAGTGGACAGAGCGGAGCGGGACACGAAGGGACTCAGACAGTTCTTGTCTCGGGTCAGGATTCGGACGGTTTCCAGACAGGTGAGCTGACAGCAGGGCTGGACGTCCTTGTTGAGAAACGCCAGTACCAACTCCCCCAGGTACTGCAACACCAGGAACAGGTACATGAACAGGAACTGCATAGAGGGACACTATAAACTGTGTAGTAGTGGTACTTGATGTGTAATAAAGGGACCGTTCATTGTTATTACATTATATATGATGTACTGGCACTGTATAGAGTAGAGCCCCCATCCTTCACTCCCTTTTTTTCAGGCTTTTGCTTCTTTTGGGGTGTTTGCCGACGTTGTCGGTGAGGATTTGGTGTTATTTAGCATCATCTTTTAAATTTTGTCCACCGGTGTGAGGACACCGAATGCGTCGTCGTGTTTCAAGGCTGAGCTGCCATATGCAGCGTCTTGGAGAGCGTTTGTCAGTTTACGCTGTCAAAAATGAAGCAAACCCGGGAGtacctgtctgtcctgctcatcttctgtgatgaaggtaaaaaTCTGGCTCATCTGAAGAGAAAGAACAAACAAGGGACAGCAGGGTTAGTTTGGCAAGACTTTACAGCAGTTACGACCGTAGCGGTTGTGGTCTCGGGCTACCAGATCAGCTCAGTTAGCTTCACCCACAGGTGACAGCAGGTGGCTCAGGTTTATTCGGAGGGGCCCTGGGACATTATTCCCTCCGATGCTTTGGCTCATGACCTttctctgacccctgaccca
The nucleotide sequence above comes from Takifugu rubripes chromosome 9, fTakRub1.2, whole genome shotgun sequence. Encoded proteins:
- the ric8a gene encoding chaperone Ric-8A isoform X1 — its product is MDVKRVIEKMETGEQDTVLMALQSYNKEMSQIFTFITEDEQDRQYLGELVLAFLNKDVQPCCQLTCLETVRILTRDKNCLSPFVSRSALSTLARYAGILTPATTCQTPTGTREEREAAEGAEELEEHPDQDAVMEGLKSICNVLLHSETGLAEAADLQLIEGVTSRLKQSHQCSRNHEILFFDLRLTFLLTAQRVEIRKQLAQELHGISLLGNQLEAVLGLCWPDTLEAARSGFEGVPLEELPPLSRQQTELAMEVLKILFNITFDKGRRSVDEEEAAEFRRLAAILRHCLMIHTDGDEGTQEFHSHVVNLLGNLPLPCLDVLLIPKVQQGSTEYLGVNMDAVDMLLNFMEKRLDRGQKLKETLLPSLNLLIESSRIHRETRKFLRSKVLPPLRDVKNRPEVGDALRNKLVRLMTHVDTDVKDAAAEFLFVLCKENVSRFIKYTGYGNAAGLLVTRGLLAGGRGSGFYSDDEDSDTEEYREAKTQINPVTGVVEEEQPDPMEGMTEEQKEYEAIKLIKMFEKLSRTSVIQPMQLGTDGKMRAMKGEDLHNLAQNPAQLSANSGSEDEPDEAEQPH
- the ric8a gene encoding chaperone Ric-8A isoform X2 encodes the protein MDVKRVIEKMETGEQDTVLMALQSYNKEMSQIFTFITEDEQDRQYLGELVLAFLNKDVQPCCQLTCLETVRILTRDKNCLSPFVSRSALSTLARYAEEREAAEGAEELEEHPDQDAVMEGLKSICNVLLHSETGLAEAADLQLIEGVTSRLKQSHQCSRNHEILFFDLRLTFLLTAQRVEIRKQLAQELHGISLLGNQLEAVLGLCWPDTLEAARSGFEGVPLEELPPLSRQQTELAMEVLKILFNITFDKGRRSVDEEEAAEFRRLAAILRHCLMIHTDGDEGTQEFHSHVVNLLGNLPLPCLDVLLIPKVQQGSTEYLGVNMDAVDMLLNFMEKRLDRGQKLKETLLPSLNLLIESSRIHRETRKFLRSKVLPPLRDVKNRPEVGDALRNKLVRLMTHVDTDVKDAAAEFLFVLCKENVSRFIKYTGYGNAAGLLVTRGLLAGGRGSGFYSDDEDSDTEEYREAKTQINPVTGVVEEEQPDPMEGMTEEQKEYEAIKLIKMFEKLSRTSVIQPMQLGTDGKMRAMKGEDLHNLAQNPAQLSANSGSEDEPDEAEQPH
- the ric8a gene encoding chaperone Ric-8A isoform X3, which gives rise to MDVKRVIEKMETGEQDTVLMALQSYNKEMSQIFTFITEDEQDRQYLGELVLAFLNKDVQPCCQLTCLETVRILTRDKNCLSPFVSRSALSTLARYAGILTPATTCQTPTGTREEREAAEGAEELEEHPDQDAVMEGLKSICNVLLHSETGLAEAADLQLIEGVTSRLKQSHQCSRNHEILFFDLRLTFLLTAQRVEIRKQLAQELHGISLLGNQLEAVLGLCWPDTLEAARSGFEGVPLEELPPLSRQQTELAMEVLKILFNITFDKGRRSVDEEEAAEFRRLAAILRHCLMIHTDGDEGTQEFHSHVVNLLGNLPLPCLDVLLIPKVQQGSTEYLGVNMDAVDMLLNFMEKRLDRGQKLKETLLPSLNLLIESSRIHRETRKFLRSKVLPPLRDVKNRPEVGDALRNKLVRLMTHVDTDVKDAAAEFLFVLCKENGRTLKQLFVARCSCLLFPPQQANVKTVKI